A genomic segment from bacterium encodes:
- the wecB gene encoding UDP-N-acetylglucosamine 2-epimerase (non-hydrolyzing) has product MKKVLFIFGTRPEAIKMAPVIKELQKYPARFFVSVCVTAQHRQMLDQVLDLFEIVPDYDLDIMRPGQSLTDVTCSVLQGLAPVLAEAKPDLVLVHGDTTTTMAASLAAYYQKIAVGHVEAGLRTGNLYSPWPEEMNRRLTGVITRYHFAPTEPSRQNLLAEGVADEAITVTGNTVIDALLMVRAKLSEGNAGERVAQDLVMKYPGLTSLWSSHAGKRLILVTGHRRENFGEGFENICYALKEIAAAHSDVEIIYPVHLNPNVQEPVRRILGAASLDSAFPAPRSPLPNLHLIEPLDYLPFVWLMNRSYLIITDSGGVQEEAPSLGKPVLVMRDTTERPEAVTAGTVILVGTDRQKIVTTAHQLLTDKAVYDAMTHAHNPYGDGKAAERIATRIKAISA; this is encoded by the coding sequence ATGAAAAAAGTCCTCTTCATCTTCGGCACCCGGCCGGAAGCCATCAAGATGGCGCCCGTCATCAAGGAGCTGCAGAAGTACCCGGCCCGTTTTTTTGTGAGCGTGTGTGTCACGGCTCAGCACCGTCAGATGCTTGATCAGGTATTGGACCTCTTCGAGATCGTTCCCGACTATGATCTGGACATCATGAGACCGGGTCAGAGTCTGACGGACGTCACCTGCAGCGTGCTTCAGGGGCTGGCTCCCGTCCTTGCAGAGGCCAAGCCTGACCTGGTGCTGGTCCATGGGGACACCACTACCACCATGGCGGCCAGTCTGGCCGCCTATTACCAGAAGATCGCGGTGGGTCATGTGGAGGCAGGACTGCGGACCGGGAACCTCTATTCGCCCTGGCCCGAAGAGATGAATCGCCGCCTGACCGGGGTCATCACCCGCTATCACTTCGCGCCCACTGAGCCGTCGCGGCAAAACCTGTTGGCAGAAGGTGTGGCCGATGAGGCCATTACCGTTACCGGCAACACGGTGATTGATGCCCTGCTGATGGTCCGGGCCAAGTTGTCAGAAGGGAATGCGGGCGAGCGAGTGGCTCAGGACCTGGTGATGAAGTATCCGGGACTTACGTCACTATGGTCGAGTCACGCCGGCAAACGATTGATCCTCGTTACCGGTCACCGGCGCGAGAACTTTGGCGAAGGCTTTGAGAACATCTGTTATGCCCTCAAGGAGATAGCGGCGGCGCATAGCGATGTTGAAATCATCTATCCCGTCCATCTGAATCCTAATGTCCAGGAGCCGGTCAGGCGGATCCTCGGTGCTGCTTCTCTTGATTCCGCGTTCCCCGCTCCGCGCTCCCCGCTTCCCAACCTGCATCTGATCGAGCCACTGGATTACCTGCCCTTTGTCTGGCTCATGAATCGTTCCTATTTGATCATCACCGACTCGGGCGGAGTGCAGGAAGAGGCGCCGTCGCTGGGTAAGCCGGTATTGGTGATGCGCGATACCACCGAGCGGCCGGAAGCGGTGACCGCAGGAACCGTGATTCTGGTGGGGACGGATCGACAGAAGATTGTCACCACCGCGCATCAGTTGTTGACCGATAAGGCCGTCTATGACGCCATGACGCATGCTCATAATCCCTATGGTGATGGCAAAGCGGCGGAACGCATTGCGACTAGAATAAAGGCCATTTCGGCATAG
- a CDS encoding addiction module protein, producing MTALELESVLRMPVERRILWIEDVWDSIQQQPDSLQVPDSHKKELDRRFQKYADDPSALLSEQELKKAVNARR from the coding sequence ATGACAGCGCTTGAATTAGAAAGCGTCTTAAGGATGCCCGTTGAACGCAGAATTTTATGGATTGAAGACGTTTGGGATTCAATTCAACAACAGCCAGACAGCCTTCAGGTTCCGGACAGTCACAAGAAGGAATTGGATCGGCGGTTTCAGAAATATGCAGATGATCCATCCGCGTTATTGTCAGAGCAAGAGCTTAAAAAAGCTGTGAATGCGCGGAGATAG
- a CDS encoding aminoglycoside phosphotransferase family protein, with product MFRKNQVSFDRRDDRLTEQVAGQFDVPGAPVGMFPVGSGNINDTYLSIYRTSFSETRCIIQHVNKKVFKKPEALMKNLRLVTEHVHHRLEKERATADRIWQLPRLIPAKTGATFHLDEAGEYWRAITLIDSAVAYDQAQGIGHAREAGTVLGQFHRLVMDLAPESLEVTIPGFHHTPGYLAAYDATLPMEAAKEQIKNDRLTAELCRFVEARRSLCGVLDAARAHGELRVQIMHGDPKISNILMDNITGRGTSIIDLDTVGSGLIQWDYGDAVRSICNPAGEEAVDLDQVELSLVLCEAFTTGYIAQAADFLTPNDRAYLYDSIRLITFELGLRFLQDHLAGNVYFKTRHPRHNLDRAAVQFRLCERVEAHEKALRSLISRCN from the coding sequence ATGTTTCGTAAAAATCAAGTTTCATTCGATCGTCGCGATGACCGGCTCACGGAGCAGGTCGCGGGTCAGTTCGATGTGCCTGGTGCGCCGGTGGGCATGTTTCCTGTAGGGTCGGGTAACATCAATGACACCTATCTGTCGATCTACCGCACGAGTTTCTCGGAAACCCGCTGCATCATCCAGCATGTCAATAAGAAGGTCTTTAAGAAACCTGAAGCCCTGATGAAGAACTTAAGGCTGGTGACGGAGCATGTTCATCACCGCCTCGAAAAAGAGCGGGCCACCGCCGACCGCATCTGGCAGTTGCCGCGTCTGATTCCGGCCAAAACCGGGGCCACCTTTCATCTGGATGAGGCGGGTGAGTATTGGCGTGCCATTACCCTGATTGATTCCGCGGTGGCCTATGACCAGGCCCAGGGGATCGGCCATGCCCGGGAAGCCGGAACGGTGCTCGGCCAGTTCCATCGGCTGGTGATGGACCTCGCCCCTGAGAGTCTGGAAGTCACCATTCCCGGCTTTCACCACACTCCTGGCTATCTGGCCGCCTATGACGCTACCCTGCCTATGGAGGCAGCGAAGGAACAAATCAAAAATGACCGTCTGACCGCAGAGCTCTGTCGTTTCGTAGAGGCGCGACGTTCGTTATGTGGCGTGCTGGATGCCGCACGGGCCCACGGGGAATTGCGGGTCCAGATCATGCATGGCGATCCGAAAATCAGTAACATCCTGATGGACAACATTACCGGCCGCGGGACCAGCATCATCGATCTCGATACCGTCGGGTCCGGCCTGATCCAGTGGGATTACGGGGATGCCGTCCGTTCCATCTGCAATCCGGCAGGGGAGGAGGCGGTCGATTTGGATCAGGTGGAACTTAGCCTCGTGTTGTGTGAGGCGTTTACGACCGGGTATATCGCGCAGGCGGCGGATTTTCTGACCCCGAATGATCGTGCTTACCTGTATGATTCCATCCGGCTGATCACCTTTGAACTCGGGCTCAGGTTTCTCCAGGATCATCTGGCGGGCAATGTCTATTTCAAGACCCGTCATCCCCGGCATAATCTGGATCGCGCGGCGGTCCAGTTCCGGCTCTGCGAACGGGTCGAAGCCCACGAAAAAGCCCTGCGTTCCCTGATTTCACGCTGTAACTAA
- a CDS encoding Gfo/Idh/MocA family oxidoreductase produces MNKPEIAVIGCGYWGKNLVRNFHALGALSLVCDGAERGRKTASELAPGIPVVGAIDDVLARGDISAIVLATLAETHYALARRALLAGKDVYVEKPLCLSDAEGQELVGIAAAQGRILMVGHLLQYHPCVEAIQAMVASGKMGKLHYITSNRLNLGKIRREENALWSFAPHDLSVILSLTGNQLPETVACSGGAYLQPGICDTTLTAMSFASGVRAHMHVSWLNPFKEQKLTVVGSLGMAVFDDTKPWPEKLLYYGDYLSWDKDSVPVPSKVKGEAIPLPEEEPLRKECQHFLDCCHTRCRPRTDGAEGVRVLQTLSMAQRSLDRHGEPVSSRGSPLSVPPSFFAHASAFVDEGAEIGKGTRIWHFSHILKGARIGERCVIGQNVNVDGGTVIGNNVKIQNNVSVYTGLTIEDDVFLGPSCVLTNVTNPRSQVNRHALYEKTVIRRGATLGANSTVVCGVEIGRYALIGAGAVVTKNIPDYAMMVGNPARQKGWMSRHGHLLKKADEKGNLVCPESGYRYHEVSAGVLRCLDLDEEAPLPPELTKGTKTYDEFKTLDD; encoded by the coding sequence ATGAATAAGCCTGAAATAGCTGTTATCGGGTGCGGTTACTGGGGAAAGAACCTGGTCCGGAATTTCCATGCCCTGGGGGCATTGTCCCTGGTGTGCGATGGTGCGGAGCGTGGCCGCAAGACGGCCTCAGAGCTGGCGCCGGGCATCCCTGTGGTTGGCGCGATAGATGATGTCCTGGCGCGTGGCGACATCTCGGCGATCGTCTTGGCGACCCTGGCAGAGACTCACTATGCGCTAGCAAGACGCGCCCTCTTGGCCGGGAAAGATGTGTATGTTGAAAAGCCGCTCTGTTTGTCTGATGCCGAAGGACAGGAGCTCGTGGGCATTGCCGCCGCGCAGGGCCGTATCCTGATGGTTGGTCATCTGCTGCAGTACCATCCCTGTGTGGAGGCGATCCAGGCCATGGTGGCTTCCGGCAAAATGGGTAAATTGCATTATATCACATCCAATCGCTTGAATTTAGGCAAAATCCGACGCGAGGAGAATGCCTTGTGGAGTTTTGCGCCGCATGATCTTTCCGTTATACTTTCCCTGACCGGTAATCAATTGCCCGAGACCGTGGCGTGTAGCGGAGGCGCGTATCTTCAGCCCGGTATCTGCGATACCACGCTGACGGCGATGTCATTTGCCAGCGGAGTTCGTGCGCATATGCATGTTTCCTGGCTGAATCCTTTTAAGGAACAGAAGCTCACGGTGGTGGGCTCATTGGGGATGGCTGTATTTGATGACACCAAGCCCTGGCCGGAAAAGTTGCTCTATTACGGCGACTATCTTTCTTGGGATAAGGACTCGGTTCCGGTTCCAAGTAAAGTCAAGGGGGAGGCGATCCCGCTTCCTGAAGAGGAACCCTTGCGCAAGGAGTGCCAGCACTTCCTTGACTGCTGTCACACTCGGTGCCGACCCAGAACTGACGGCGCAGAAGGGGTGCGCGTCCTCCAGACTCTCAGCATGGCGCAACGTAGCCTGGACCGTCACGGTGAGCCGGTTTCGTCAAGGGGGTCGCCGCTGTCCGTTCCGCCCTCCTTTTTCGCCCATGCGTCCGCCTTTGTGGATGAGGGGGCTGAAATCGGGAAAGGCACCAGGATTTGGCACTTCAGCCACATCCTTAAGGGGGCCAGAATTGGAGAGCGCTGTGTTATCGGTCAGAACGTCAATGTGGATGGCGGCACGGTGATTGGAAATAATGTTAAGATTCAGAACAATGTCTCGGTATATACCGGGCTGACCATTGAAGACGATGTGTTCCTTGGGCCAAGCTGTGTGTTGACCAATGTCACGAATCCCCGGTCACAGGTGAATCGTCATGCATTGTATGAAAAGACCGTCATCCGGCGTGGTGCCACGCTGGGGGCCAACTCTACCGTTGTGTGTGGCGTGGAGATTGGGCGATACGCCTTGATTGGGGCAGGGGCCGTGGTCACAAAGAATATTCCTGACTACGCCATGATGGTGGGGAATCCCGCGCGCCAGAAGGGCTGGATGAGTCGGCATGGCCACTTGCTGAAGAAGGCTGATGAAAAAGGGAATCTGGTTTGTCCTGAGTCCGGGTATCGCTATCACGAAGTGAGCGCGGGCGTGCTGAGGTGTCTGGATCTTGATGAGGAGGCACCGTTACCCCCGGAACTGACCAAAGGCACCAAGACTTATGATGAGTTCAAGACGCTTGACGACTAA
- a CDS encoding NAD-dependent epimerase/dehydratase family protein translates to MHILVTGAAGFIGSHLSNKLLDLGHTVVGIDNFNHYYSVKLKRDRHEILEKRSGYTGVEADICDYKLMTSLFQTHKFDRVCHLAAQAGVRYSISHPFAYQRANSEGFLSILESCRHAKTPRLVYASSSSVYGGNTKLPFSETDAVDTPVSLYAATKKANELNAHTYTHLYGMQTVGLRFFTVYGPWGRPDMAMWLFAEAMLAGKPIKVFNNGQMRRDFTYVDDIIQGVVGSLFTEKLAPYEIFNIGNHRSEALLDMITLLGQALGVTPQMEFLPLQPGDVPETYADIGRIQQKCGYHPTTPISVGIPKFVEWYKAYTGK, encoded by the coding sequence ATGCATATACTCGTCACAGGTGCCGCCGGCTTTATCGGCTCACATTTGAGTAATAAACTCCTCGATCTCGGACACACGGTCGTCGGGATTGATAATTTCAATCATTACTATTCCGTAAAGCTGAAACGCGACCGCCATGAGATTCTGGAAAAACGATCAGGCTACACGGGCGTAGAAGCGGATATTTGCGACTACAAGCTCATGACCTCGCTTTTTCAAACACACAAGTTTGATCGAGTCTGTCATCTGGCGGCACAAGCGGGTGTGCGATATTCAATCTCGCATCCCTTTGCCTATCAACGGGCAAATTCCGAAGGGTTTTTGAGCATTCTGGAATCCTGCCGGCACGCCAAAACGCCGCGTTTGGTATACGCCTCAAGTTCAAGCGTCTATGGCGGCAATACGAAACTCCCCTTCAGTGAGACCGATGCGGTTGATACGCCCGTCAGCCTCTATGCCGCCACGAAAAAAGCCAACGAATTGAACGCCCACACCTATACCCACCTGTACGGCATGCAGACCGTCGGCCTGCGTTTTTTCACCGTCTATGGCCCGTGGGGGCGCCCGGATATGGCGATGTGGCTGTTTGCGGAAGCCATGCTGGCGGGCAAGCCCATCAAGGTCTTCAACAATGGCCAGATGCGTCGGGATTTCACCTATGTTGACGATATCATCCAGGGGGTCGTGGGTTCGTTATTTACCGAAAAGCTGGCCCCCTATGAGATCTTCAATATCGGCAATCACCGGTCTGAAGCCCTGCTCGACATGATCACGCTCCTGGGTCAGGCCTTGGGGGTAACCCCTCAAATGGAATTCCTGCCGCTTCAGCCGGGCGATGTTCCTGAGACCTATGCGGATATAGGACGAATCCAGCAAAAATGCGGTTACCACCCCACCACGCCGATCAGTGTCGGCATCCCGAAGTTTGTTGAGTGGTATAAGGCGTATACGGGAAAATAA
- a CDS encoding type II toxin-antitoxin system RelE/ParE family toxin, translated as MRVAYVPEVADDLVGARAWYENRAPGLGEDFLRMAYASISELSEFPHSNGTVHNVFRRALLRRFPYSVYYYVSQDVITVYGVFHSSKDPQAIRQLLDIR; from the coding sequence ATGCGAGTTGCTTATGTTCCGGAAGTCGCTGACGATTTGGTAGGGGCACGCGCCTGGTATGAGAACCGTGCCCCGGGACTGGGTGAAGACTTTCTGCGGATGGCTTACGCCTCAATCAGTGAACTTAGCGAATTTCCTCATTCGAACGGAACGGTCCACAATGTATTCCGGCGGGCCTTGTTAAGGCGGTTTCCCTACAGTGTCTATTATTATGTTTCACAGGATGTGATCACCGTATACGGGGTATTCCATTCTTCAAAAGATCCTCAGGCGATCAGGCAGTTGCTCGACATAAGATAA
- a CDS encoding DegT/DnrJ/EryC1/StrS family aminotransferase has protein sequence MEFIDLKTQYQRYKAEIDARMQVVLDHGHYIMGPEIAELEEVLAKYVGVKHALTVASGTVSLEIALRALGVGPGDEVITVPFTWISTAEVIGLVGARPVFIDIDPVTFNMDVDRLEAAVTPRTKAILPVNLFGQMPDYARINAIAAKHHLAVLEDGAQSFGATQRGRRSGAVSLIGSTSFFPAKPLGCYGDGGALFTDDDALAAKMKAIRTHGGERRHHHPYLGMNGRLDTLQAAILLAKFPHFQSEVDARIRIGARYTELLRGSCVVPEVMTGNTHVYAQYTIRVPDRDGVAARLKNKGIPCTVYYPKCLHEQPVFAPLGYKIRDFPESERASREVISLPMHPFLSDAEQDQVVAAVRCM, from the coding sequence ATGGAATTTATCGACCTTAAGACACAGTACCAGCGCTATAAGGCTGAAATTGACGCCCGAATGCAGGTGGTGCTCGACCATGGGCATTATATCATGGGGCCCGAGATCGCGGAGTTGGAAGAGGTGCTGGCAAAGTATGTGGGCGTAAAGCATGCGCTTACGGTGGCCAGCGGGACGGTCAGTCTTGAAATTGCGCTGCGTGCGCTCGGGGTGGGGCCGGGTGATGAGGTTATTACCGTTCCCTTTACCTGGATCAGTACGGCCGAAGTGATTGGATTGGTCGGTGCCAGGCCGGTATTTATCGATATTGATCCGGTCACCTTCAACATGGATGTGGATCGGCTTGAGGCGGCCGTGACCCCTCGGACCAAAGCGATTTTGCCGGTAAATCTGTTTGGGCAGATGCCTGACTACGCGCGCATCAATGCAATTGCGGCGAAGCATCATCTGGCTGTGCTTGAGGATGGTGCACAGAGCTTTGGCGCTACCCAGCGGGGACGGCGTAGCGGAGCCGTATCACTCATTGGTAGTACCAGTTTTTTCCCCGCCAAGCCGCTCGGTTGCTATGGCGACGGGGGCGCACTGTTTACAGACGATGATGCGCTGGCGGCAAAGATGAAAGCCATCCGGACGCATGGGGGCGAGCGGCGTCATCACCACCCTTACCTGGGAATGAACGGGCGACTCGATACGCTTCAGGCGGCGATTCTGTTGGCCAAGTTTCCGCACTTTCAGTCAGAAGTGGATGCCCGCATTCGGATTGGGGCCCGCTATACGGAATTACTGCGCGGCAGCTGTGTGGTGCCTGAGGTAATGACCGGCAATACGCACGTTTATGCGCAGTACACCATTCGCGTTCCTGATCGGGATGGCGTTGCTGCGCGTTTGAAGAACAAAGGGATTCCCTGTACTGTTTACTACCCTAAGTGTCTTCATGAGCAACCTGTTTTTGCGCCATTGGGATATAAGATCCGGGATTTCCCCGAATCAGAGCGCGCCTCCCGGGAGGTAATAAGTCTACCCATGCACCCCTTCCTGTCCGATGCCGAGCAGGATCAGGTGGTGGCGGCGGTAAGGTGCATGTGA